Part of the Brassica oleracea var. oleracea cultivar TO1000 chromosome C8, BOL, whole genome shotgun sequence genome is shown below.
GATCACCACCATTCCTCATCCATGTTCCACCACGATCTCGACCTCAAACTCTCCATCAGCCTTAGCACAATTCCAACGGCGACAGTGGAGCATGTAAGCGATGGCGGCGGAGGAGGTGTGGAGGCTCTGAAGTGGCAGGCGGCGGAGCAGATAAGACTGGCGGCGATAGAGAAGGCTTACGCCGAGAGAGTCAGAGAGCTGACTCGCCGTGAGATGGAGATGGCTCAATCTGAGTTTGCTCGTGCAAGGTAACAAACTTATACTGAGTAATTCCGGTTTGGTTTGGTTTGGTTAACTGATTTTGGATTGGGATCAGGGTGATGTGGCAGAAGGCGAGGGAGGAGGTTGAGAGAGCGGAGAGGTTGAAGGAGAGATCAATGACCAAGATCGATACGACTTGCTTGGAGATCACTTGCCACTCTTGCAGTCAGCGTTTTAGGCCTTAATAATCTTTTTAC
Proteins encoded:
- the LOC106310315 gene encoding protein SHOOT GRAVITROPISM 5 → MAEQQQQHDHHKELQLLPSPLSTESPVRTLLPTATTTDHHHSSSMFHHDLDLKLSISLSTIPTATVEHVSDGGGGGVEALKWQAAEQIRLAAIEKAYAERVRELTRREMEMAQSEFARARVMWQKAREEVERAERLKERSMTKIDTTCLEITCHSCSQRFRP